The nucleotide window CCTGAGGTGTACATCTTAATTCTTCCCGCGATGGGCATCGTTTCGGAAATTCTCCCAACCTTCGCGCGTAAGCCGCTCTTCGGCTACCCGATCATCGTGTTCTCGGGTGCCACCATCGGGTTCCTTGGTTTCGGCGTATGGTCGCACCACATGTTCACCACCGGCATGGGTACGGTTGCAACTGCCGCCTTCTCGTTGCTAACGATGGCGATTGCGGTTCCCACGGGTGTTAAAATGTTCAACTGGATCGGCACCCTCTGGGGTGGCACGCTGCGCATGACGACTCCAATGATGTTCGCACTCGGATTCTTGTGGATGTTCATGATGGGCGGCTTCTCCGGCGTGATGCACTCTGCCGCACCGGCGGATGCCCAACAGCAGGACAGTTACTTCGTGGTGGCCCACTTCCATTACGTGCTAATCGGCGGCTCTGTTTTCGCCCTTTTGGCAGGTATCCAGTACTGGTTCCCCCTGATCTTCGGCCGCAAAGTTTCGGAAGCCTGGGGCAAGACGTCGTTCTGGGTCATTTTCGCGGGCTTTAACATCACGTTCTTCCCGATGCATTTTCTGGGTTTGAACGGCATGCCCCGCCGCACTGCGGTTTACGACGGCAACATGGGCTGGAATGAGGCAAACATGATAGCTACCATCGGCGCGTTGATCCTCGGTGTTGGCGTGGCAATCTACTTCTGCGTAATGGTTTATACCTATTTTAAGGGTGAAAAAACCACCCACGACGAGTGGGGTGCGCGCACTTTGGAGTGGACCGTGCCGAGCACGCCCCCGCCCGAGCACAACTTCGATGTTATCCCAACTGTTCATGCCCGCGACGCCTTCTGGTATGAGAAAACCCACGTTGAGCAGACCGCCAAGGACAAGGCTGCGAGCGCTCTGGCTGAGCAATCCCACGGCGGCATCCACATGCCCAGCCAATCCTGGTTTCCGCTGGTGGCCGCTATCGGCCTGTTGATTGGAGCAATCTTCTTTGTTAACCACATCATGATCGGTGCCATCGCCGGCGGCGTTGTGATGTTCCTCGGTGTTTACCTCTGGGCCGCAGAAGGCCCAGGCGGTTACCACATCCACCTCGACGACAAAAACTCGAAGAAACACTGATCCTCCCCAAGGCTGGTATCTGTATAGTGGCATTATATTAACGCCCTAAATGGAAACCAGCCCGACAACTTTATTTCACTTTTTTAGCCAATGAGCACACACGCGGCCGCCGGGGCCATTGATCACCACCACGACCACACCACCACGACCGGCATTCCCAACAAGAAGCTGTTCATGTGGGCGTTTCTCGCATCGGACTGTATGTTTTTCGGCGCGCTCATTTCGACGCACCTGATTTACCGTCTTCACCCTACACCCAACCAGCCCGACATTCTAGGCCTGTTCTCCCTTGAACTGACGTCGTTCTCGACGTTCATCCTGCTCATGTCGTCGCTGCTGATGGCGTTGGCGGTTAACACCTGCCAAAAAGGCAAAGTCGGCGCTACCCGTAAGATGCTGCTCGGCACCATCGTCTTCGGCCTGATCTTCCTAGCCTGCCAAGTCTACGAATTCAGTCACTTCGTGCATGCGAAAGGCCTCACGCTCAACAGCAGCATGTTTGGCTCCACCTTCTATACCTTAACTGGTACCCACGGCTGCCACGTAGCCATTGGTGTATTATGGCTGGTGCTCATGTATATTCGCACGTTCAAACCGGCTGACGGCAGCCCGTGGATTCTCAAGTCCGTCATTCACCTGCTTGTTTTCGCTGTCGTGACGGTCGCTTCAATCAAAGCGCTGTTGGGCGGCGTTCACGCGATCCAAGACCATGGTGCCACCGCCGAGGCCTTCTCGACTCTGCTGCACCACGAACTGCCAGCACTCATTGCCACCGCAGTGGGTTTGATTGCACTGGTTGTATTGGCTCGCCCTAGCAAAGCAGTCGAATTTGGCGAGGCCAATGCGGTCGATGTGGAGTCCATGGGGCTTTACTGGCATTTTGTTGATATCGTTTGGATCGTGATCTTCACCGTCGTATACTTGCTCGAATACCTTTGATTAATTTGCCCATGAGCGCCCCCATCCAATCCTCCGTTTCGGCTGACCACGGTCATACCGAGAGCAGCAAGTTTCATATTTTTGTTCAGCTTGCCATGATTCTCGCCGTTATCACCGGTGTGGAGATCGTGTTGATCTACCTGCCACTGGTTAAATGGTTGATTGTCAGCAGCCTTGTCATCCTCTCGGTGGTGAAGTTCATGCTGGTGATCTTCGTCTTCATGCACCTGAAATGGGACAAACTTTTCTGCACGATCCTGTTCTTTATTGGGTTGATACTTGCCGCCGGCACAGTAGCGGCTCTGATGGCTATTTTTTCAGCAACAGACAGCGTTCCGCTAAAAGCCTTAGAAATCTACGCAGAGAAAGCGCAGGCCGCAAAATAAGCGGTGCAGACGACAATAAAAAGGCGGCTCCATTGAGAGCCGCCTTTTTTATACCCACCAATAAAGGAATGCATGGCTTGATACCATGTTCTACGTTGCCAACACAATTTAATCACTAATCATCCCTTCATCATGAATCAAAACATCAAAGGCATCCTCAAATACTACATACAGCCGACTGTATTATGTATTGGGCTGGCCTACGCACTCGGCTCCACCCCGTGGATTCAAAGACTGGACTATGTACCACTCGATCTCATCACCCAATATCGGGTGCGCTATCAAAAACCAGCTGACCCAAGGGTAGTGACTATTGGTATTGATGATGGCAGTATCGAATATAACGGCCGCTGGCCTTGGGACCGTACCGTACATGCCAAGTTTTCGGAAAGTATCTCATTTGGTAAACCGGCCTGCGTATCATGGGATATTTTATTTCCTGAAAAATCCAAAAACGAAAAAGACGACACAGCATTTCAAGAGGCCGCCGCTAAACTCAATGGGAGAATGGTATTCAGTGCCTACCATGAAGACGTAGATCCGCGCCAGGACCCACTGATTGAAGCCTCCAATCAACCGATACTTCGAATCGAGGGCGATTTAACCCAACTGCCGAGTGCGGGGTTTGCCATGCGCCCGATCACTAAACTGCAATCGGTGGGGTTAACCGCGTTTGCCGACACCCCTCCCAGTGCGGACGGAGTACGCCGTCACGTGCCAATGTTGCAAAACATAAACGGCCGAATTCAGCCCAGTTTATCCCTGCAAACCTTAATGGTTTATGGCCAGCTCGAGCCCAGTCAGGTACGCGTAGTTTTGGGGGAGGCCATTTATCTGGAAGGCACGTCATTTCGCCGGAAAATCCCAATTGATAAAGCAGGGCGTTATTTAATTAATTACCGCTTTGCGTTCGAGGGTGCCCAAGATGCCGAAACCATTTTGGGGTATTCAGCGATAACCTATGGCTACCATCAACAATATCAGCAAAACGACCCACAGGAAGGACTGCCTTCGGTCAAAGACAAGATCCTGCTTGTGGGGCAGATTGCGACAGGATTAAGCGACATGGGATTAACCCCTTACGGGGCTGAAACTCCTCTCGTCCTAGTGCATGCCAACGCAATCGATAATATTCTCAACGAGGACTACTCGACCTATATAGCTAACTGGAAAGTGCTAATTGCAACTTTGGCCGTTGGGTTAAGCGGCATGATTTTATTCAGTAAAAAATCACTCAAGCGAAAGGCTGTTTTTGCCTTGGGTGTGCCGACGATCTACCTTGGGATCGGTTTCTTTTGCTGGACCTTTTGGAGCATCTGGCTCCCCCTGATTTGGCCACTGGTTGGCTTTGGTAGTTTGCAGGTTTTTATGATTGTGCGACAATTAATTAATGAACAACGCGCCGCACAACGCATCAAAGGCATGTTCGGTACCTATGTATCACCGGAACTCGTCAATCGAATGATCAACTCAGGTCAATCACCTGAACTGGGTGGCCACCAGGAAGAAATCACCGCCTACTTCTCAGATATTCAGGGATTCTCCGGTTTTTCCGAAAAACTTTCGCCAGCCCAACTCGTGGTATTAATGAATGAATACCTCAGCGCCTGTACTAATATTATTCAAGAAGAAGGCGGTACGTTGGATAAATACATCGGTGATGCAGTAGTCGCCATGTTTGGCGCCCCCCTACCGCTTCCTGACCATGCCCTGCGCGCCTGCGTTGCCAGCCAGCGCATCCATATTAAGCTGCTTGAGCTTCGAGAAATATGGAAATCTCACGGGCACACCTGGCCCCAAATCGTGCTAGAGATGCAATCGCGTATCGGACTCAATAGCGGGCCTGTAATCGTTGGCAATATGGGCAGCACCACGCGTTTCAACTACACGATGATGGGTGATAATGTGAACCTCGCGGCCCGTATGGAGTCCGGCGCTAAAAGTTGGGGTGTTTATTCAATGTGCACGGATGCCACCAAAAATGCCTGTGAAGAACATGGAGGCGACCGGGTCGTTTTCCGCGCTCTTGGCAGAATCGTGGTCAAGGGCCGCTCCACCGCAGTGCCCATTTTTGAAATCGTAGGTCTCAAGGAAGCCGTCTCCGAGACTACGCGGCAATGCCTGCGTATCTTTGAGCAAGCTTTGGCGCTACACTACAAACGTGATTGGGATGGTTCGCTGGCGCTGTTGCGACAAAGCGCGTCACTGGAGCCCAATCAACCTGGTGTTACTGCGGGCGTCACCAGTAACCCATCGCTTATCTATATTGATATCGTTCAACGGTACCAAGTTTCACCGCCGCCTGCGGACTGGGACGGAGAATACGTGATGTCGGTTAAATAAGGGTACCAAAATCAACATATAAAAAATCCGTGGCTGAAATGAGTTCAGTCACGGATTTTTGATGTTTTGACATGACGACACACAGGAGTCTCAAAAAAATTCCCTAAAAAGAGCATATAAGCGAACGGCAGGGTGATTAGCCCACCATTCTAATTAGAGCCTGTCCCGAAAGCATAAAAACCTAGCAGTGAACTATTAGCATAAGTTTAATGATGCCTAAAGAGGGGTAATTCCCTGGTTTTGGTCAAAAAAAAGCCGCTATAATCGGCCATGAAGTCAAAACCCGTATCCGCCACCTCGGCCATTGCCCTGCAACGCTGGTTGCGTCCGGCGCTAACGCCAGTCGGTGCCAATAAAGATTACGCCGAGTTTCGCCAGCAATTGGAAGGACTCGACGCGTTGTTGCGTGGCAGCCACTTGGAGACGATGGCGATGGACTTTGCCAAGGCGGGGGCAGGCCAAGCCAGTGTCGCACAACTACGCCAGCGTATGGAGTTTGCGCTCAAAGCGTTACGCTTTGAAGTGTTGCGGGTGCATTTGGGCAACATATCCTTTCGCGAGCTTTCCCGTAGCATTGCCTCAAGTGATTTACTGGCGGATTTTTGCGGTGTTCGCACGCTTGAGGGAATCAAGGGGGCGTCCAAAAGTGTGCTGGAGCGGGCCTCGAAGTTTTTCACCGCCGAACAGGTGCGCTGGATGGGGCAAGTGTTGGTGGAGATGTGCGGCGAGAAGGATCGCGCCACTGAACTCGGGTTGAGCGCGCCGCTGGACATGGATGTTTGCCTCATCGACGGCACGTGCTTGGAGACCAACATCCACTTCCCGGTGGACTGGGTGCTGTTGCGTGATGTGTCCAAGACTTTGCTCAAGGCCATGATTTTAATCCGCCGCGCTGGACTGCTCCACCGTATGCCTGAAGAGCCG belongs to Opitutus sp. and includes:
- the ctaD gene encoding cytochrome c oxidase subunit I; translated protein: MSAQSQTQSAGHAGHAAAPVEKRSWLLTRPTAKTGIISWLTTVDHKKIGLLYGMSALFFFLVGGFEALLIRLQLAVPNNTLISHQLYNELFTMHATTMIFLAVMPLSAAFFNYMMPLQIGARDVAFPRLNGFAFWVFLVGAIVLNIGWFVKSGAPDAGWFGYAPLTSTAYSNQFAKDMSTDLWVMGLQILGVSSVVGSLNFIVTIINMRAPGMTMMRLPVFTWMTLITAFLIILSFPAITIALVELMMDRSFGTSFFDVSNGGLPILWQHLFWIFGHPEVYILILPAMGIVSEILPTFARKPLFGYPIIVFSGATIGFLGFGVWSHHMFTTGMGTVATAAFSLLTMAIAVPTGVKMFNWIGTLWGGTLRMTTPMMFALGFLWMFMMGGFSGVMHSAAPADAQQQDSYFVVAHFHYVLIGGSVFALLAGIQYWFPLIFGRKVSEAWGKTSFWVIFAGFNITFFPMHFLGLNGMPRRTAVYDGNMGWNEANMIATIGALILGVGVAIYFCVMVYTYFKGEKTTHDEWGARTLEWTVPSTPPPEHNFDVIPTVHARDAFWYEKTHVEQTAKDKAASALAEQSHGGIHMPSQSWFPLVAAIGLLIGAIFFVNHIMIGAIAGGVVMFLGVYLWAAEGPGGYHIHLDDKNSKKH
- a CDS encoding heme-copper oxidase subunit III, translated to MSTHAAAGAIDHHHDHTTTTGIPNKKLFMWAFLASDCMFFGALISTHLIYRLHPTPNQPDILGLFSLELTSFSTFILLMSSLLMALAVNTCQKGKVGATRKMLLGTIVFGLIFLACQVYEFSHFVHAKGLTLNSSMFGSTFYTLTGTHGCHVAIGVLWLVLMYIRTFKPADGSPWILKSVIHLLVFAVVTVASIKALLGGVHAIQDHGATAEAFSTLLHHELPALIATAVGLIALVVLARPSKAVEFGEANAVDVESMGLYWHFVDIVWIVIFTVVYLLEYL
- a CDS encoding cytochrome C oxidase subunit IV family protein, whose product is MSAPIQSSVSADHGHTESSKFHIFVQLAMILAVITGVEIVLIYLPLVKWLIVSSLVILSVVKFMLVIFVFMHLKWDKLFCTILFFIGLILAAGTVAALMAIFSATDSVPLKALEIYAEKAQAAK
- a CDS encoding adenylate/guanylate cyclase domain-containing protein — its product is MNQNIKGILKYYIQPTVLCIGLAYALGSTPWIQRLDYVPLDLITQYRVRYQKPADPRVVTIGIDDGSIEYNGRWPWDRTVHAKFSESISFGKPACVSWDILFPEKSKNEKDDTAFQEAAAKLNGRMVFSAYHEDVDPRQDPLIEASNQPILRIEGDLTQLPSAGFAMRPITKLQSVGLTAFADTPPSADGVRRHVPMLQNINGRIQPSLSLQTLMVYGQLEPSQVRVVLGEAIYLEGTSFRRKIPIDKAGRYLINYRFAFEGAQDAETILGYSAITYGYHQQYQQNDPQEGLPSVKDKILLVGQIATGLSDMGLTPYGAETPLVLVHANAIDNILNEDYSTYIANWKVLIATLAVGLSGMILFSKKSLKRKAVFALGVPTIYLGIGFFCWTFWSIWLPLIWPLVGFGSLQVFMIVRQLINEQRAAQRIKGMFGTYVSPELVNRMINSGQSPELGGHQEEITAYFSDIQGFSGFSEKLSPAQLVVLMNEYLSACTNIIQEEGGTLDKYIGDAVVAMFGAPLPLPDHALRACVASQRIHIKLLELREIWKSHGHTWPQIVLEMQSRIGLNSGPVIVGNMGSTTRFNYTMMGDNVNLAARMESGAKSWGVYSMCTDATKNACEEHGGDRVVFRALGRIVVKGRSTAVPIFEIVGLKEAVSETTRQCLRIFEQALALHYKRDWDGSLALLRQSASLEPNQPGVTAGVTSNPSLIYIDIVQRYQVSPPPADWDGEYVMSVK